In bacterium, one genomic interval encodes:
- a CDS encoding protein kinase, whose protein sequence is MIGQTVSHYQILEKLGEGGMGVVYKAQDTTLDRIVALKFLPHYLNSNDEERARFLQEAKAASALNHPNVCTIYGIEEHEGQQFIEMEYVNGVTMKHKFTESPLKISDTITYALQIGEALQEAHANGIVHRDVKSENIMVNSKNQIKVMDFGLAKLRGSIKLTKSSSTTGTLAYMAPEQIQGQQVDARADIFSFGVVLYEMLTGHTPFRGEHEAAMIYSIVNEEPQPIQKFREDITSELMHVLNRALEKDPEERYQTVKDMTIDLRRLKKESTRVSRSVIMETPGEYKNASTTSTEFLRPKKKLWIGISATLVVMILLVSIWFFRKSTELNPDMTFRVLQIPFTQISYPGISSDGKWIAFPGADANSRWDVYFMNSSGGEPRRITSDSALFTNRAEISPDGSQIVYDRVNDFTRFSPEICIVPSLGGISTAIVKDGFSPLWRPDGERIGYISARNSEFWSVKIDGSDKRCEFIDSLSQVQGSLTRVSFAWSPDGRSIAWLTNFAGFYQEIFVWDLTSHQSRQLTFDKNNIDEVAWTQNDQIIFSSNKGGNTNLWIIPSKGGQAVQLTKGSGPDLGVRTSWDNKKLIYMQQQNIGHLWIAGLDGSSARQLTYGDQSIINPDVSPDGKHIIFQMSESDPLKALGQSIYMINRDGSGQRPLTSGELTSRNPGWSPDGKWIAYHARRPSEPPDSSKIFLIDANNPGTPKFIGRGGSVYWINESSLIAFHSSGSWLTFIDGSPQQKFFEDSTSSFPMSGGQLISYIDNHAGKEGLYIVKSGEPSTKAKKILTGNFQLLSIVGKSVYYINASNELQRINVVTGAKEKVNGAFPGLLLGASGQVRSDEKEIVYADQQVRSKLVLVDNLFK, encoded by the coding sequence ATGATTGGACAAACAGTTTCTCATTATCAAATCCTCGAAAAACTCGGCGAGGGCGGGATGGGCGTCGTGTATAAAGCCCAGGATACCACACTGGACAGGATCGTTGCGCTAAAATTTCTCCCCCACTATCTCAATTCCAACGATGAGGAACGTGCGCGTTTTCTGCAGGAAGCCAAAGCCGCATCCGCTCTCAATCATCCGAATGTGTGCACGATCTATGGTATCGAAGAGCACGAAGGCCAGCAATTTATCGAAATGGAATACGTCAACGGCGTGACGATGAAACATAAATTCACCGAATCGCCTCTGAAAATCAGTGATACGATCACCTATGCGCTTCAAATCGGCGAAGCCTTACAGGAAGCTCATGCCAATGGTATCGTGCACCGCGATGTAAAATCCGAAAATATCATGGTCAATTCCAAGAACCAGATCAAAGTGATGGATTTTGGTTTGGCCAAACTTCGCGGCTCCATAAAATTAACAAAATCATCGAGTACGACCGGCACGCTCGCCTACATGGCACCGGAACAAATTCAAGGCCAGCAGGTGGATGCAAGGGCGGATATATTTTCATTTGGTGTTGTGCTCTATGAAATGCTCACCGGACATACACCGTTTCGAGGCGAACACGAAGCGGCAATGATCTATTCGATCGTGAATGAAGAGCCGCAGCCGATTCAGAAATTTCGTGAGGACATAACCAGCGAACTGATGCACGTTTTGAATCGAGCATTGGAAAAAGATCCGGAGGAGCGGTATCAGACGGTAAAAGACATGACGATCGATCTGCGTCGCTTGAAGAAAGAATCGACACGCGTTAGCCGCAGTGTGATCATGGAGACGCCCGGTGAATACAAAAATGCCTCCACTACATCAACTGAGTTTCTTCGGCCTAAGAAAAAATTATGGATAGGCATCAGCGCGACTCTTGTAGTAATGATCCTGCTTGTCAGCATTTGGTTTTTCAGAAAATCGACCGAATTGAACCCCGACATGACTTTTCGTGTTTTGCAAATTCCTTTCACTCAGATCAGCTACCCGGGCATATCCTCAGATGGTAAATGGATTGCATTTCCGGGCGCCGACGCCAACAGCCGATGGGATGTCTATTTCATGAATTCGTCCGGAGGAGAACCGAGGCGCATCACATCCGATTCCGCTTTGTTTACAAACCGCGCCGAAATTTCACCCGACGGAAGTCAGATTGTATACGACCGCGTCAATGACTTTACCCGGTTTTCACCAGAGATTTGCATTGTTCCTTCTCTCGGAGGAATCAGTACGGCCATTGTTAAAGATGGCTTTTCGCCCTTGTGGAGACCGGATGGAGAGCGTATCGGATATATAAGCGCAAGAAACTCAGAATTCTGGTCGGTGAAAATTGACGGAAGTGATAAGCGATGCGAATTCATCGACTCACTCTCACAAGTTCAGGGATCACTCACTCGTGTATCGTTCGCCTGGTCGCCGGATGGCAGATCCATTGCTTGGTTGACCAACTTCGCCGGATTCTATCAGGAAATATTTGTTTGGGACTTGACATCGCACCAATCACGACAACTCACTTTCGATAAAAACAATATCGACGAAGTTGCATGGACACAAAATGATCAAATCATTTTTTCTTCCAACAAGGGCGGCAATACTAACCTTTGGATCATTCCTTCGAAGGGCGGCCAGGCGGTACAATTGACCAAGGGAAGCGGGCCCGATCTCGGCGTGCGCACGTCGTGGGATAACAAGAAATTAATTTACATGCAGCAGCAGAATATTGGCCATCTTTGGATTGCGGGCCTGGACGGAAGCAGCGCACGGCAGCTAACTTACGGGGATCAATCTATTATCAATCCGGATGTCAGCCCCGATGGAAAACATATTATTTTCCAAATGTCAGAGTCCGATCCGCTCAAAGCGCTCGGGCAAAGTATTTATATGATCAACAGGGATGGGAGCGGCCAAAGACCGCTTACATCCGGTGAATTGACATCGCGGAATCCGGGATGGTCGCCGGACGGGAAATGGATCGCTTATCACGCGCGCAGACCGTCCGAGCCTCCTGATTCATCAAAAATCTTTTTGATCGATGCCAACAATCCCGGTACACCAAAATTTATCGGTCGTGGAGGCAGTGTTTACTGGATCAATGAGTCCTCTCTCATTGCATTTCATTCGTCCGGATCCTGGCTTACTTTTATTGATGGGTCGCCCCAGCAGAAATTTTTTGAAGATTCCACATCTTCTTTCCCGATGTCTGGAGGCCAATTAATATCATACATTGACAATCATGCAGGAAAAGAGGGGCTCTACATTGTCAAATCCGGTGAACCATCCACCAAAGCCAAAAAGATCTTAACAGGCAATTTTCAACTTCTTTCTATAGTCGGTAAAAGTGTGTACTACATTAACGCGTCAAATGAATTACAACGGATCAACGTCGTTACCGGCGCGAAAGAAAAAGTCAACGGTGCATTCCCGGGGCTGCTATTGGGCGCATCCGGACAAGTCAGATCGGATGAAAAGGAAATTGTATATGCCGATCAGCAGGTGCGGTCTAAACTGGTATTGGTCGATAACTTATTTAAATAA